In a genomic window of Flavobacterium sp. KACC 22761:
- a CDS encoding DUF6607 family protein has product MITKSLYLTAVMALTCGLGFAQDKKQQDIKSIKSMCGCYEVKFNFTETFSYPKDSLTYKPSETKHESALEWVELLEDTPNKIVMQHLLIVSDDMIIKHWRQDWLYENTDLYSFDKGTSWKYKKLDKKAVKGQWTQKVYQVDDSPRYEGSSTWVHVDGQDYWANVADAPLPRREQTKRNDYNVLKRRNIHEITSTGWNHEQDNDKLVRDDAGKDVLLAQEKGFDVYTKVPDSKCTAAQKWWATNKILWKNVRDKWQTLFDRHIDLNLEAKVDRKALYSLLFDLKPDATKSESDAIIDKFVK; this is encoded by the coding sequence ATGATTACAAAAAGCCTCTATTTAACGGCCGTAATGGCTTTGACTTGTGGTCTTGGTTTCGCTCAGGACAAAAAACAACAAGACATTAAATCAATAAAATCAATGTGTGGTTGTTATGAAGTAAAATTCAATTTCACAGAAACATTTTCATATCCTAAAGATTCTCTTACTTATAAACCATCTGAAACTAAACACGAATCGGCTTTAGAATGGGTTGAATTGTTAGAAGACACTCCAAACAAAATTGTAATGCAGCATTTATTGATTGTGAGCGATGATATGATTATCAAACACTGGAGACAAGACTGGCTTTATGAAAACACAGACTTATATTCTTTTGACAAAGGCACTTCTTGGAAGTATAAAAAATTAGATAAAAAAGCCGTTAAAGGACAATGGACTCAAAAAGTATATCAAGTAGATGATAGTCCACGTTACGAAGGATCATCAACTTGGGTACACGTTGACGGACAAGATTATTGGGCAAACGTTGCCGATGCACCGCTTCCTAGAAGAGAGCAAACAAAACGCAATGATTATAATGTTTTAAAAAGAAGAAATATTCATGAAATCACCTCAACTGGATGGAATCATGAACAAGATAACGACAAATTAGTTCGTGATGATGCTGGAAAAGATGTTCTTTTAGCGCAAGAAAAAGGATTTGATGTTTACACTAAAGTTCCAGATTCGAAATGTACCGCAGCTCAAAAATGGTGGGCGACAAACAAAATTCTGTGGAAAAACGTTCGCGATAAATGGCAAACTCTTTTTGACAGACACATCGATTTAAACTTAGAGGCTAAAGTTGACCGCAAAGCTTTGTATTCGCTTTTATTTGATTTAAAACCAGATGCAACAAAATCTGAATCTGATGCAATTATTGACAAGTTTGTTAAGTAA
- a CDS encoding SusD/RagB family nutrient-binding outer membrane lipoprotein, with protein MKKIVYFLSVLALTSSCSDLTDLNVDEKNPSEVPASSLFTSAQKGIAEQVVNTSVNKNIFRLVNQQWTETTYIDESVYQWTTRNISGNHWNAYFAGTTTNDGAIYDLVMAKSFLEKEEILASDPEFETKTATKKNQLALIDILTVYTYQILVDTFGDIPYSEALKGSGNYLPKYDKAVDIYKDLIVRLDNNIKNIQVGYPAFGSADVVYRDNMVSWIKFANSVKLKLGVNLKASGLESAIADAAILSASKNVFTSNADNAKISYESNVPNTNPLYVDLVFGGRHDFVPAKPFVDAIVAKNDPRTKAYFAQNLQDENGNPLPYKGGVIGVKNSFGKFTHISDKIQEPNFPGTYLDYAEVEFLLAEAAERGIAIAGSAASHYSNAIKASMEDWGVSEIEANNYLSQPSVAYATATGTWQQKIGEQAWYAMYNRGFEGWTFARRLNFPALLPPPNADAAANGQIPSRMTYPIREQTLNATNYNAAANAIGGDKLYTKLFWDKD; from the coding sequence ATGAAAAAAATAGTTTATTTTTTAAGTGTTTTGGCACTTACAAGTTCATGTAGTGACTTAACGGACTTAAATGTGGATGAAAAAAATCCTTCTGAAGTTCCAGCATCTTCGCTTTTTACCAGTGCACAAAAAGGTATTGCGGAGCAAGTTGTAAATACTAGTGTTAATAAAAATATATTTAGACTTGTAAATCAGCAATGGACAGAAACCACATATATTGATGAATCAGTTTATCAATGGACCACGAGAAATATTTCAGGGAATCACTGGAATGCTTATTTTGCAGGTACAACAACTAATGATGGGGCTATATACGATTTAGTAATGGCAAAATCATTCCTAGAAAAAGAAGAGATCTTGGCTTCTGATCCTGAATTTGAAACAAAGACTGCTACCAAGAAAAATCAGCTTGCGTTGATTGATATTCTAACCGTTTATACATATCAGATTTTAGTTGATACATTTGGTGATATTCCTTATTCAGAAGCTTTGAAAGGTTCTGGGAATTATCTTCCAAAATATGACAAAGCGGTAGATATCTATAAAGATTTGATTGTTCGACTTGATAATAATATTAAAAATATTCAGGTTGGATATCCTGCTTTTGGAAGTGCTGACGTTGTTTACAGAGATAATATGGTTTCTTGGATCAAATTTGCAAATAGTGTTAAATTGAAGCTAGGAGTAAATCTTAAAGCCTCTGGTTTAGAAAGTGCTATTGCTGATGCAGCAATACTTTCTGCTTCAAAAAATGTCTTTACATCTAATGCCGACAATGCAAAAATATCTTATGAATCGAATGTGCCGAATACAAATCCGCTTTATGTTGATTTAGTTTTTGGGGGAAGACACGATTTTGTGCCTGCGAAACCATTTGTAGATGCAATAGTTGCTAAAAATGATCCTAGAACTAAAGCATATTTTGCTCAAAATTTGCAGGATGAAAATGGAAATCCGTTACCATATAAAGGAGGGGTAATAGGAGTCAAAAATAGTTTTGGAAAGTTTACACATATAAGCGATAAAATTCAAGAACCAAATTTCCCTGGAACTTACTTGGATTATGCTGAGGTTGAATTTTTACTTGCTGAAGCAGCTGAAAGAGGGATTGCGATTGCCGGAAGTGCAGCGTCACATTATAGCAATGCGATTAAAGCATCTATGGAAGATTGGGGTGTCTCTGAGATAGAAGCCAACAACTATTTATCGCAACCATCAGTAGCTTATGCTACCGCAACAGGAACTTGGCAACAAAAAATTGGTGAGCAGGCATGGTATGCCATGTATAATAGAGGATTTGAAGGCTGGACTTTTGCAAGAAGATTAAATTTTCCTGCACTTTTACCTCCACCGAATGCTGATGCAGCAGCAAACGGGCAAATTCCATCAAGAATGACGTATCCAATTAGAGAACAGACTTTGAATGCAACTAATTATAATGCTGCAGCAAATGCCATTGGTGGTGATAAATTATACACAAAGTTGTTTTGGGATAAAGATTAA
- a CDS encoding TonB-dependent receptor plug domain-containing protein, whose product MKIKITLFAGLLFYTYSFAQQKDSIVSQEKLSEVVVTGQLEPQSIKKSVFNVRVISKEDIKQLAANNLSDVLNQYLNITIQNSGSDGRSTVSMFGLDSQYFKILVDNIPLVSDTGMGTNVDLTQVNLDDVERIEIIEGSMGVTHGANAVSGILNIITKKGGPHKWDISATVQEETVGNEYSLTDKGRHIQSAKIGHNFNDNWFINVGGNHNNFKGFYDDKQGKDYSVNDGLRGYSWLPKEQWVGNAMLGYQKTNFKIFYKFDYYGENVDYYSPILVPQDNYPFPETYFARDKRYLTNRFYHHLNANGKLFSQLNFNVSLSHQKQERDAELFDYQLETGEESNNNRFTYQSKEVLYSTGTLSNFFNNKKVDFQLGYEITNENGFYSGAAGTFLDNVLQSVDVRKRLENYDIFTVAEISLTDKFSIRSGLRYSIQTAFKDQYASSFGLRYLFKKGLEARASLGKSYRTPNFDELYTYFVDSNHNVQGNPNLVPENSTSYEVSFKRLCNFKSGAQVANNVAITFLDVDDRIDMVLTQITPSKYKYININKYKMWNISTTEQFAYKNWNLKVGAALVGISQKLDLAELNITSDDKYLYSLQLNSSVSYNIPKWNTLFALYYKYNGKQQQFAAGTNTSGNAEFYLNEIKPYSWMDASVQKNFFNNQFEVTVGARNLFNVTNVQITQGGGGSTGGAHGGGVSAMMLGYGRSYFLKLTYNLNFN is encoded by the coding sequence ATGAAAATTAAAATTACTCTTTTTGCTGGACTTCTATTTTATACATATTCTTTTGCGCAGCAAAAAGATAGCATTGTCTCTCAGGAAAAACTTTCTGAAGTTGTTGTAACGGGACAATTAGAGCCTCAATCGATTAAGAAATCTGTTTTTAATGTGCGTGTAATTTCTAAAGAAGACATCAAGCAATTAGCAGCAAATAATCTTTCAGATGTTTTAAATCAGTACTTGAATATTACGATTCAGAATAGTGGAAGCGACGGGCGTTCGACAGTTTCTATGTTTGGGTTAGATTCGCAATATTTCAAAATTTTAGTAGATAACATACCACTCGTAAGTGATACAGGAATGGGAACTAATGTCGATTTGACGCAGGTGAATCTTGATGATGTAGAACGCATCGAGATTATTGAAGGTTCAATGGGAGTAACTCACGGAGCAAATGCTGTCAGCGGAATCTTGAATATTATAACAAAAAAAGGCGGACCTCATAAATGGGATATCAGCGCAACAGTTCAGGAAGAAACAGTAGGAAATGAATATTCGCTTACTGATAAAGGCCGACATATTCAATCTGCAAAAATTGGGCATAATTTTAATGATAACTGGTTTATAAATGTTGGCGGAAATCATAATAATTTCAAAGGCTTTTATGATGATAAACAAGGAAAGGACTATAGCGTTAATGATGGTTTAAGAGGCTACAGCTGGTTGCCAAAAGAACAATGGGTTGGAAATGCCATGTTAGGATATCAAAAAACTAATTTCAAGATTTTTTACAAGTTTGATTATTATGGAGAAAATGTGGATTACTATAGTCCAATTTTAGTCCCTCAAGATAATTATCCTTTTCCAGAAACTTATTTTGCAAGAGATAAACGCTATTTGACAAATCGTTTTTACCATCATTTGAATGCAAACGGAAAACTTTTTTCTCAGTTAAATTTTAATGTTTCTTTATCGCATCAAAAGCAAGAGCGTGATGCTGAATTGTTTGATTACCAATTAGAAACTGGGGAAGAATCAAACAATAACAGATTTACGTATCAGTCTAAAGAGGTTCTTTATTCAACAGGAACTTTAAGCAACTTTTTCAACAACAAGAAAGTTGATTTTCAATTGGGTTATGAGATCACAAATGAAAATGGTTTTTATAGCGGTGCTGCAGGAACGTTTTTAGATAACGTATTGCAATCTGTTGATGTTAGAAAGAGATTAGAAAATTATGATATTTTCACAGTTGCCGAAATTAGTTTGACTGATAAATTTTCAATTCGTTCAGGGCTTCGCTATTCAATCCAAACTGCATTTAAGGATCAATATGCCAGTTCTTTTGGGTTAAGATATCTTTTCAAAAAAGGTTTAGAAGCTAGAGCTTCATTAGGTAAATCATACCGTACACCAAATTTTGATGAGTTATATACCTATTTTGTTGACTCAAATCATAATGTTCAAGGAAATCCAAACTTGGTTCCGGAAAACAGTACTTCGTATGAAGTGAGTTTTAAAAGACTTTGCAATTTTAAATCAGGTGCACAGGTTGCTAATAATGTAGCGATAACTTTTTTAGATGTTGATGACAGAATCGATATGGTGCTGACTCAAATTACTCCGTCGAAATACAAATACATCAATATCAACAAATATAAAATGTGGAATATTTCAACTACAGAACAATTCGCTTACAAAAACTGGAATTTAAAAGTTGGAGCGGCTTTAGTTGGAATTTCTCAAAAATTGGATTTAGCTGAATTGAATATTACTTCGGATGATAAATACTTGTATTCGTTACAGTTAAATTCTAGTGTTTCATACAATATTCCGAAATGGAATACACTTTTCGCGCTTTATTACAAATATAACGGAAAGCAACAGCAATTTGCAGCGGGAACTAATACCAGCGGTAACGCTGAATTTTATTTAAACGAAATAAAGCCATACAGCTGGATGGATGCTTCGGTTCAAAAAAACTTCTTCAATAATCAATTCGAAGTAACCGTTGGAGCTCGTAACCTGTTTAATGTCACAAATGTACAAATTACACAAGGCGGAGGCGGATCAACTGGCGGCGCACATGGAGGAGGAGTCTCAGCGATGATGCTTGGATACGGACGCTCTTATTTTCTTAAACTTACGTATAACCTAAATTTTAATTAA
- a CDS encoding RagB/SusD family nutrient uptake outer membrane protein produces the protein MKNIIKIMLLFVAAMGMNSCTEEKILDLKPINNILDPDAFTTPTLIESYMNGVYNAAAIGQYNAAPTSPNSGRGYVWGAAFVEQGEARGEDIVNMATFYELTYKATYDPTTANNVYYWVDGYRLINRCNLMIEGVTGAVAKGVITKATGDNYIGQAKFLRAITHLELLTYFARPYNFTAGATHPGIPYREVGVNTNEEIASEIAKPRNTVADCYEKILTDLNAAEATLPATKTLNKASKWAAIAFKTRLYLQKRDWENVIAEGNKLKGIYTLTADPYGPFGTTSLSNTESIFSITHSSTINPGVNASLPSVLKNRALVCISPILWRDPQWLADDKRREEGKFIYTALGIKYTNKYPEVTKQDDPAPVIRYAEVVLNMAEAEARLSNLPGALTLLNSVRDRALANKAAQSYTATSFTTDADMVAAILKERRIEFLQEGRRWTDIHRLQGDPIAAVATDGIPAKYASGAPPAKEAFILGNDFVVKKEVAAIPGSDYRFLWPIPQMEINTNPGIDQNAGWAK, from the coding sequence ATGAAAAATATAATAAAAATAATGCTACTTTTTGTAGCAGCAATGGGAATGAACTCCTGTACAGAAGAAAAAATATTGGATTTAAAGCCGATAAATAATATACTTGACCCTGACGCTTTTACAACACCTACCTTAATTGAATCGTACATGAACGGTGTATATAACGCGGCAGCAATTGGACAATACAATGCTGCACCAACTAGTCCAAATAGTGGTAGAGGCTACGTTTGGGGAGCTGCTTTTGTAGAACAAGGTGAAGCTAGAGGAGAAGACATAGTAAATATGGCTACTTTTTATGAGTTGACCTATAAGGCAACTTATGATCCTACGACAGCTAATAATGTTTACTACTGGGTTGACGGTTATAGACTAATCAACAGATGTAATCTTATGATAGAAGGTGTGACTGGAGCAGTTGCTAAAGGTGTAATTACAAAAGCTACTGGAGACAATTATATTGGGCAGGCTAAATTTTTAAGAGCAATTACTCATTTAGAGTTGCTTACATATTTTGCAAGACCCTATAATTTTACAGCTGGCGCTACGCATCCTGGAATTCCTTACAGAGAAGTTGGCGTTAACACAAATGAAGAAATTGCATCCGAAATTGCAAAACCAAGAAATACGGTCGCTGATTGTTATGAAAAAATCTTAACAGATTTAAATGCTGCAGAAGCAACACTTCCTGCAACGAAAACTTTAAATAAAGCTTCTAAGTGGGCCGCAATTGCTTTTAAAACTAGACTTTATCTTCAAAAAAGAGATTGGGAAAATGTAATTGCCGAAGGAAATAAATTAAAAGGAATTTATACCTTAACCGCTGATCCTTATGGTCCTTTTGGAACAACTTCGCTTAGTAATACGGAGTCCATTTTTTCTATCACACATTCTTCAACAATCAATCCTGGTGTAAATGCATCATTGCCAAGTGTCTTAAAAAACAGGGCTTTGGTTTGTATTAGTCCAATTCTTTGGAGAGATCCACAATGGTTAGCTGATGACAAGAGAAGAGAAGAGGGTAAATTCATTTATACAGCTTTAGGAATTAAATACACTAATAAATATCCAGAAGTTACTAAACAGGATGATCCTGCTCCGGTTATTAGATATGCTGAAGTGGTATTGAATATGGCTGAAGCCGAGGCTCGTTTGTCTAACTTGCCTGGTGCTTTAACTTTATTGAATTCTGTAAGAGATAGAGCTTTGGCAAATAAAGCTGCGCAATCTTATACAGCAACTTCTTTTACTACTGACGCTGACATGGTTGCAGCAATTCTAAAAGAAAGAAGAATTGAGTTTTTACAAGAAGGACGTAGATGGACTGATATTCACAGATTGCAAGGTGATCCTATAGCAGCTGTTGCTACAGACGGAATTCCTGCAAAATACGCTAGTGGCGCTCCCCCAGCAAAAGAAGCTTTCATATTAGGGAATGATTTTGTTGTTAAAAAAGAAGTCGCTGCTATTCCAGGTTCTGATTATCGATTTTTGTGGCCAATACCACAAATGGAAATAAATACTAATCCAGGAATAGATCAAAACGCTGGTTGGGCAAAGTAA
- a CDS encoding TonB-dependent receptor, which yields MKQKITRIVLLFFLAGVQLLFAQQKKITGTVLDNTGMPLPGVSVLVKGTKSGTQTDFDGKYTISAASNQVLVFSYLGMKTQEITASSSVVNVKMLDAEAQQMNEVVVVGYGVQKRKEVTGSISKISGKDISNLITPSFEGVLAGRATGVQVVTNTGLIGAAPKIRIRGVASISGVTDPLIVVDGIPIFSGDIGGVSNTNGLADINPEDIESFDVLKDGAATAIYGSRAANGVILITTKTGKKGALKVNYSSVLGIASAAKKYDVLHTADFLTISNEKRTNAGQTPWAAGNTFDTDWQSAVLRNAPQITHNLNFSGGSDKTKYYLSLGVTDLDGINLSNSMKKYSVRANIDQEINKWLSVGTNLNVNRTEYNGVNSNANGLSGNFFNTIRQLPNTPIYNSASPTGYNINGAVVGQWDNLAPVGDNITNIIYILDHNKYQSTTTRIIASAFANAKITSDLSYKLQVSGDNASTDGFQYWNPVHGDGRGYNGYVYQDNTNKLMWNWQNILNYKHTFAEDHNIGITAVAEYQKSRTKVLWGSAQDILSDFFDKNLVSNTFNTKDTGGSVTEKGIISYLGRFTYNYKEKYFIQGSLRRDGISQFESDVRYHNFPGVSAGWTVSKENFMQGINNVISDFKLRASYSEVGNVEILNGTSYPSKGLTIGSPYGASTGIGYYQFGNSLLQWETSDKIDLGVDFGFLNNRLTLAFDYYKNNIDGIVLAAPVAPSLGIPNNTINQNVGKMYNEGYEFAVNFKAINNANFSWDLSSNLTLTKNVVTGLYGGQPIIGGSSTDTNINPNIIIAEGESINSLYGFRYWGVNKANGNPVYYKADGSLVQGNISNSIYYVFDPANPGAALTKETISSLGSANKTILGNTLPKYYGSLSSNMKYKNLDLGFMFRFSGGNKIFNSTRRELMNQNLNNNTTEILGRWQSVDNPGDGWTPRLWASSNTFTNLSGSASTRFVEKGDFISLDNISLGYTLPKMLLDKIGVDNFRFFVQGQNVWLITKYKGLNPEMETSGVDINGTPRSKVISVGLNVSL from the coding sequence ATGAAACAAAAAATTACAAGAATTGTATTGTTGTTTTTTCTAGCAGGAGTGCAATTGCTTTTTGCGCAACAAAAAAAAATTACAGGAACGGTCTTAGACAATACAGGAATGCCTTTGCCGGGTGTTAGTGTTTTGGTCAAAGGAACAAAATCAGGAACTCAAACTGATTTTGATGGAAAATATACTATTAGTGCAGCTTCCAATCAGGTATTAGTATTTAGTTACCTTGGAATGAAGACTCAAGAAATAACAGCAAGTTCTTCAGTTGTTAATGTGAAAATGTTGGATGCTGAAGCACAACAAATGAATGAGGTTGTGGTAGTTGGTTATGGTGTTCAGAAAAGAAAAGAAGTTACAGGTTCAATTTCAAAAATTTCTGGAAAAGATATCTCTAATTTGATTACTCCTTCTTTTGAGGGCGTTTTAGCTGGTAGAGCTACAGGAGTTCAGGTTGTTACTAATACAGGACTTATCGGAGCAGCTCCAAAAATTAGGATTAGAGGTGTAGCTTCTATATCTGGAGTTACTGACCCGCTTATTGTTGTTGATGGTATTCCAATTTTTTCAGGAGATATCGGAGGTGTTTCCAATACAAACGGTTTAGCTGATATTAATCCGGAAGATATTGAATCATTCGATGTGTTGAAAGATGGAGCTGCAACAGCTATCTACGGGTCGAGAGCGGCTAATGGAGTTATCTTGATTACTACTAAAACTGGTAAGAAAGGAGCTTTGAAAGTTAATTATTCAAGTGTTTTGGGTATCGCTAGCGCTGCTAAAAAGTATGATGTATTACATACAGCTGATTTTTTAACGATTTCTAATGAGAAAAGAACAAATGCTGGACAAACGCCATGGGCTGCTGGTAATACATTTGATACAGATTGGCAAAGTGCAGTGTTAAGAAATGCTCCTCAAATAACACACAATCTTAATTTTAGTGGAGGTTCTGACAAAACTAAATATTATTTATCATTAGGGGTTACTGATTTAGATGGTATTAATCTATCAAATAGCATGAAAAAATATTCAGTTCGTGCTAATATTGATCAGGAAATCAACAAATGGCTAAGTGTGGGTACAAATTTAAATGTAAACAGAACGGAGTATAATGGAGTAAATAGTAATGCAAATGGCCTTTCAGGTAACTTCTTTAATACAATCAGACAATTGCCAAATACACCAATTTATAATTCAGCTAGTCCTACGGGTTATAATATTAATGGAGCAGTTGTGGGACAATGGGATAACTTGGCTCCTGTTGGGGATAACATTACCAATATCATTTATATTCTCGATCATAATAAGTATCAATCAACGACAACGAGAATTATTGCTAGTGCGTTTGCAAATGCAAAAATCACTTCTGATTTGAGTTATAAATTACAAGTGAGTGGTGATAATGCTTCAACAGATGGTTTTCAATACTGGAATCCGGTTCATGGTGACGGACGTGGATATAATGGGTATGTATATCAGGACAATACAAATAAGTTAATGTGGAACTGGCAAAATATTTTGAACTACAAACATACTTTTGCCGAAGATCATAACATTGGTATTACAGCTGTTGCAGAATATCAAAAATCGAGAACTAAAGTATTATGGGGTTCAGCACAAGATATTTTAAGTGACTTTTTTGATAAAAACTTAGTGAGCAATACATTTAATACAAAAGATACCGGAGGAAGTGTTACGGAAAAAGGAATTATATCTTACTTAGGCCGTTTTACATATAATTACAAAGAGAAGTATTTCATTCAAGGATCTCTTAGACGCGACGGAATTTCTCAATTTGAATCAGATGTTAGATACCATAACTTTCCAGGAGTTTCAGCTGGTTGGACAGTTTCCAAAGAAAATTTCATGCAAGGAATCAATAATGTAATTTCTGATTTTAAATTAAGAGCTTCTTATTCTGAAGTTGGTAATGTTGAGATTTTAAATGGTACCTCTTATCCTTCAAAAGGACTTACTATTGGTTCTCCTTACGGGGCGTCAACAGGTATTGGATACTATCAATTTGGTAATAGCTTGTTGCAATGGGAAACTAGTGATAAAATTGATTTAGGTGTTGATTTCGGTTTCTTAAATAATCGTTTGACTCTAGCATTTGATTATTATAAAAATAATATTGATGGAATAGTTTTAGCAGCTCCAGTTGCGCCATCTTTAGGTATTCCTAATAATACTATAAATCAGAATGTTGGAAAAATGTACAATGAAGGATATGAATTTGCGGTTAATTTTAAGGCAATTAATAATGCTAATTTTTCATGGGATCTTTCTTCAAATTTAACACTTACTAAAAATGTAGTTACAGGTTTGTATGGTGGACAGCCTATTATAGGAGGTTCTTCAACAGATACAAATATTAATCCTAATATTATTATCGCTGAGGGCGAATCAATTAACTCTTTATACGGTTTTAGATATTGGGGTGTTAACAAAGCAAATGGTAACCCAGTTTATTATAAAGCTGATGGAAGTTTAGTGCAGGGTAATATTAGTAATTCAATCTATTATGTATTTGATCCAGCTAATCCTGGAGCAGCTTTAACCAAAGAAACAATATCTTCTTTAGGTAGTGCCAATAAAACAATTTTAGGAAATACTTTGCCAAAATACTATGGATCATTGTCTTCTAACATGAAATATAAAAATCTTGATTTAGGTTTCATGTTTAGATTTAGCGGAGGAAATAAAATTTTCAACTCTACCAGAAGAGAGTTAATGAACCAGAATTTAAATAACAATACAACAGAAATTTTAGGAAGATGGCAAAGCGTCGATAATCCTGGTGATGGATGGACGCCAAGACTGTGGGCTAGTTCAAATACATTTACTAACCTTTCAGGAAGTGCTAGTACACGTTTTGTTGAAAAAGGCGATTTTATCTCGCTTGACAATATCAGTTTAGGTTACACACTGCCTAAAATGTTATTGGACAAAATAGGAGTAGATAACTTTAGATTTTTTGTTCAGGGACAAAATGTTTGGTTGATTACTAAGTACAAAGGTCTAAATCCTGAAATGGAAACATCTGGAGTAGATATTAATGGTACACCTCGTTCTAAAGTGATATCAGTTGGATTAAATGTAAGTTTATAA